In Mustela nigripes isolate SB6536 chromosome 2, MUSNIG.SB6536, whole genome shotgun sequence, a single window of DNA contains:
- the LOC132009707 gene encoding olfactory receptor-like protein OLF4, with protein MEPGNLTGVSEFLLLGFSERPEQQPLIFGLFLSMYMITVFGNLIIILAVSSDSHLHTPMYFFLAKLSFVDICFTTTTVPKMLMNIQTQRKLITYKSCLSQIYFFILFAGLDVLLLTVMAYDRFVAICHPLHYTVIMNPRRCGLLILGSWIISVLHSLLESLMVLRMSFCTVLEIPHFFCELNQMIQLACSDTFLNNMVMYFAAMFLAGGPFIGILYSYSKIVSSICGISSVQGKYKAFSTCVSHLSVVSLFYCTSLGVYLSSAATQSSHSSAVASVMYTVVTPMLNPFIYSLRNKDIKEALMRVSGIAGVKGPIVLG; from the coding sequence ATGGAGCCCGGAAACCTTACAGGAgtttcagaatttcttcttctgggattttcaGAGAGACCAGAACAGCAGCCCCTCATATTTGGGCTTTTCCTCTCCATGTACATGATCACTGTGTTTGGAAACCTGATCATCATTCTGGCTGTCAGCTCTGATTCCCACCTCCACactcccatgtacttcttccttgccaaacTCTCCTTTGTAGACATCTGTTTCACCACCACCACTGTCCCCAAGATGCTGATGAACATCCAGACTCAGAGAAAATTGATCACTTACAAAAGCTGCCTCAgccagatatatttttttatactcTTTGCAGGATTGGATGTCTTACTCCTGACTGTGATGGCTTATGACCGTTTTGTAGCCATCTGTCATCCCTTGCACTACACAGTCATTATGAACCCCCGGCGCTGTGGTCTtctgattctggggtcctggatcATAAGCGTCCTACATTCTTTGTTAGAAAGCTTAATGGTGTTGAGGATGTCCTTCTGTACAGTCTTGGAAATTCCTCATTTCTTTTGTGAACTCAATCAGATGATCCAACTTGCCTGTTCTGACACCTTTCTTAATAACATGGTGATGTATTTTGCAGCTATGTTCCTGGCTGGTGGCCCCTTCATTGGGATCCTTTACTCTTACTCTAAGATAGTTTCCTCCATATGTGGGATTTCATCAGTTCAGGGCAAGTACAAAGCATTTTCCACCTGTGTGTCTCACCTCTCAGTTGTCTCCTTATTTTATTGTACCAGCTTAGGAGTGTACCTCAGCTCTGCTGCTACTCAGAGCTCCCACTCAAGTGCAGTAGCCTCAGTGATGTACACGGTGGTTACACCCATGCTGAACCCCTTTATCTACAGCCTGAGGAACAAAGACATAAAGGAGGCTCTGATGAGAGTCTCTGGGATAGCAGGTGTTAAAGGGCCAATTGTCCTGGGTTGA
- the LOC132009708 gene encoding olfactory receptor 7A5-like, whose translation MQLLIFGLFFSMYMNTVFGNLLIILVVHSDSHLHIPMYFFLANLSFAEICFTSTTVPKILWNIHTQSKVIIYEGCFSQIFFSIVFGCQENLFLMVMAYDWFVAICQALHYMVIMNPQICRLLVLVSWVIHVLNSSLKSSMLFQLSFVQRWKYPHFFCELNQKIQLACSDTFLNHMVMYFVIVLLVGVPLGGILFSYSKIVSFICKISSDQSKYKAFSSCVYHLSVVSLFYCISLGVYLSSAATQNSHSSAVAHCGTQCSLSC comes from the exons ATGCAGCTGCTAATATTTGGGCTTTTCTTCTCCATGTACATGAACACTGTGTTTGGAAACCTGCTCATCATCCTGGTTGTCCATTCTGACTCCCACCTCCACATCCCCATGTA CTTCTTCCTTGCCAACTTGTCCTTTGCAGAGATCTGTTTCACCTCCACCACTGTTCCAAAGATACTGTGGAACATCCATACTCAGAGCAAAGTCATAATCTATGAAGGCTGCttcagtcagatttttttttcaattgtgttTGGATGTCAGGAAAATTTATTCCTGATGGTCATGGCCTATGACTGGTTTGTGGCCATCTGTCAAGCCCTTCACTATATGGTCATCATGAACCCCCAGATCTGTAGACTGCTGGTTCTGGTGTCCTGGGTCATCCATGTTCTGAATTCCTCATTAAAGAGCTCAATGCTTTTTCAGCTGTCCTTTGTACAGAGGTGGAAATACCCCCACTTTTTCTGTGAACTCAATCAGAAGATCCAACTTGCCTGTTC tgaCACCTTTCTTAATCACATGGTGATGTATTTTGTAATCGTGCTACTAGTGGGTGTTCCCCTGGGAGGGATCCTTTTCTCTTATTCTAAGATTGTTTCcttcatatgtaaaatatcaTCAGATCAGAGCAAATATAAAGCATTTTCCTCCTGTGTATATCACCTCTCAGTTGTCTCCTTATTTTATTGTATAAGCCTGGGAGTGTATCTTAGCTCTGCTGCTACCCAGAACTCCCATTCAAGTGCAGTAGCTCATTGTGGCACACAGTGTTCACTCTCGTGCTGA